One Williamsia phyllosphaerae DNA segment encodes these proteins:
- a CDS encoding nucleoside deaminase — MLDIAVEQARIGRDEGGVPIGAALFGPDGAVLGRGRNRRVQHDDPSVHGETDAFRAAGRQRSYRDTTMVTTLSPCWYCSGLVRQFGIGTLIIGEARTFQGGHDWLIEHGVDVVILDDPRCIDLMTAFIAERPEVWNEDIGEE; from the coding sequence ATGCTCGACATAGCGGTGGAACAGGCCCGGATCGGCCGGGACGAGGGCGGGGTGCCCATCGGTGCCGCCCTGTTCGGACCCGACGGCGCCGTCCTCGGCCGCGGACGCAACCGACGGGTCCAGCACGACGATCCGTCGGTCCACGGTGAGACCGACGCCTTCCGTGCCGCAGGCAGGCAACGCAGTTACCGCGACACCACGATGGTGACCACGCTGTCGCCCTGTTGGTACTGCAGCGGCCTGGTCCGCCAGTTCGGGATCGGAACGCTGATCATCGGCGAGGCCAGGACGTTCCAGGGCGGCCACGACTGGCTGATCGAGCACGGCGTCGACGTCGTCATCCTCGACGACCCGCGCTGCATCGACCTGATGACCGCGTTCATCGCCGAGCGACCCGAGGTGTGGAACGAGGACATCGGCGAGGAGTGA
- a CDS encoding purine-cytosine permease family protein codes for MSISLYGDKVIAVEPGGNEPIPDDARHGSPVSLFWTWTSPNMEFATIYVGVIAVLFFGQTMWQAVAAVVIGNALGALTHGILTARGPSMGVPQMVISRLSFGYLGNVVPATLMSVMAGVGWFATNSVSGAFAITTLTGFPKVVSLIIVVVVQLAIGFLGHNMIHAFEKYAFGVLTVIFVIAGIVMFTKTEPSAASGGGGIGGFLITLGAAFGYTAGWNPYATDYSRYLPRSVTGRAAGGYAAAGLFWSTSFGMIVGIASATIADPNDANPTHQFTVHFPGWLSDLVLIAIVLGSISANAVNVYSAGMAFTTIGVKTKPNIERALAAGLFGVLGFFVALWALRDAAASYEAFLLIIAYWIGPWLGVVFVDQYLRRGTDVTGLLYSRGLRNWPGLVAFVVGTLASILLFCNQTKFQGYLVREFPDLGDITFFAGFVFSAGIYAAATVAIGRKATVSA; via the coding sequence ATGAGCATCTCCCTCTACGGCGACAAGGTGATCGCCGTCGAACCGGGCGGCAACGAGCCGATCCCCGACGACGCGCGCCACGGGAGCCCGGTGAGCCTGTTCTGGACCTGGACGTCGCCGAACATGGAGTTCGCGACGATCTACGTCGGCGTCATCGCGGTTCTGTTCTTCGGCCAGACGATGTGGCAGGCCGTCGCCGCGGTGGTGATCGGCAATGCGCTCGGCGCACTCACGCACGGGATCCTCACCGCGCGCGGGCCGTCGATGGGTGTCCCGCAGATGGTGATCTCGCGCTTGTCCTTCGGCTACCTCGGCAACGTGGTCCCGGCCACCCTGATGTCGGTGATGGCCGGCGTCGGCTGGTTTGCCACCAACAGCGTCAGCGGCGCGTTCGCCATCACCACCCTCACCGGGTTCCCCAAGGTGGTGTCGCTGATCATCGTCGTCGTGGTGCAGCTGGCCATCGGGTTTTTGGGCCACAACATGATCCACGCGTTCGAGAAGTACGCCTTCGGAGTGCTGACCGTCATCTTCGTCATCGCCGGCATCGTCATGTTCACCAAGACCGAGCCGTCCGCGGCGAGCGGCGGCGGGGGCATCGGCGGGTTCCTCATCACCCTGGGTGCCGCATTCGGCTACACCGCGGGCTGGAACCCGTACGCCACCGACTACAGCCGCTACCTGCCGAGGTCGGTGACGGGTCGGGCCGCAGGTGGATACGCCGCCGCCGGCCTGTTCTGGTCGACGTCGTTCGGCATGATCGTCGGCATCGCGTCGGCCACCATCGCCGACCCGAACGACGCCAACCCGACGCACCAGTTCACCGTCCACTTCCCTGGGTGGCTGTCGGATCTGGTGCTCATCGCCATCGTCCTGGGTTCCATCTCGGCCAACGCGGTCAACGTCTACTCCGCGGGCATGGCGTTCACCACGATCGGCGTGAAGACGAAACCGAACATCGAACGCGCACTGGCGGCAGGACTGTTCGGTGTCCTCGGGTTCTTCGTGGCGCTGTGGGCCCTGCGGGACGCGGCTGCCTCGTACGAGGCCTTCCTGCTGATCATCGCCTACTGGATCGGGCCATGGCTGGGCGTCGTGTTCGTCGACCAGTACCTCCGACGGGGCACCGACGTCACCGGACTGCTCTACAGCCGGGGGTTGCGCAACTGGCCGGGGTTGGTGGCGTTCGTGGTCGGCACGCTCGCCTCGATCCTGCTGTTCTGCAACCAGACGAAGTTCCAGGGCTACCTGGTGCGCGAGTTCCCTGACCTCGGTGACATCACGTTCTTCGCCGGATTCGTCTTCTCGGCGGGCATCTACGCCGCGGCCACCGTGGCGATCGGCCGAAAAGCGACGGTGTCGGCGTGA
- a CDS encoding phosphoglyceromutase: MATGTLILMRHGESTWNESNQFTGWVDVDLTDKGRAEAKRAGELLVEHDLLPDVLYTSLLRRAIATAQIALDVADRHWIPVVRDWRINERHYGALQGLDKAATKEKYGDEQFMLWRRSYDTPPPAIEPDAEYSQSSDPRYADLDAVPLTECLKDVVERMIPYFTEVIAQDLRAGKTVLIAAHGNSLRALVKHLEQISDADIAGLNIPTGNPRRYDLGDDLMPVGPGAYLDPEAAEAGAAAVAAQGEKK, from the coding sequence ATGGCTACCGGAACCCTGATCCTGATGCGGCACGGCGAGAGCACCTGGAACGAGTCGAACCAGTTCACCGGCTGGGTCGACGTCGATCTGACCGACAAGGGACGCGCCGAGGCCAAGCGCGCGGGGGAGCTTCTCGTCGAACACGACCTGCTGCCCGACGTGCTCTACACATCGCTCTTGCGCCGGGCCATCGCGACCGCGCAGATCGCGCTCGACGTCGCCGACCGGCACTGGATCCCGGTGGTCCGCGACTGGCGGATCAACGAGCGGCACTACGGCGCGCTGCAGGGCCTGGACAAGGCGGCCACCAAGGAGAAGTACGGCGACGAGCAGTTCATGCTGTGGCGTCGCAGCTATGACACCCCGCCGCCGGCCATCGAGCCCGACGCCGAGTACAGCCAGAGCAGTGATCCGCGCTACGCCGACCTCGATGCGGTGCCGCTGACGGAGTGCCTCAAGGACGTCGTCGAGCGGATGATCCCCTACTTCACCGAGGTCATCGCGCAGGATCTGCGCGCGGGCAAGACCGTCCTGATCGCCGCGCACGGCAACTCGCTGCGCGCGCTGGTCAAGCACCTCGAGCAGATCTCCGACGCCGACATCGCCGGGCTGAACATCCCCACCGGCAACCCGCGACGCTACGACCTGGGCGACGATCTGATGCCCGTCGGACCGGGCGCCTACCTTGATCCCGAGGCCGCTGAGGCGGGGGCCGCCGCGGTCGCCGCGCAGGGCGAGAAGAAGTAG
- a CDS encoding GNAT family N-acetyltransferase: MAQDTHSENAAGDSRVRVKHSRPQERYEAYLGDEYIGYLDYVDEIEQVVITHTVIADRFSGRGHGGQLVRHVLDDIAPTHKPVVPVCPFVAHFVEKNPAYASMVAQISR, encoded by the coding sequence ATGGCCCAGGACACACATTCGGAGAACGCAGCCGGTGACTCACGGGTCCGTGTCAAGCACTCACGGCCCCAGGAACGCTACGAGGCGTATCTCGGCGACGAGTACATCGGTTATCTCGACTACGTCGACGAGATCGAACAGGTGGTCATCACCCACACGGTGATCGCGGACCGGTTCAGCGGTCGCGGTCATGGTGGCCAGCTCGTACGCCACGTGCTCGACGACATCGCACCCACCCACAAACCGGTGGTGCCCGTCTGTCCGTTCGTGGCGCATTTCGTCGAGAAGAACCCCGCGTACGCATCGATGGTGGCCCAGATCAGCCGCTGA
- a CDS encoding sensor histidine kinase, with product MTAVIVAGVVVLIGIAGVLGWLIGKRTTRRSVRSPEILRATTTPAPRTVATPDAPIGVTADSTLGNRPNELLEPGTETVDGRMSKAALLALVVQTTEVGIAVVDEHRDVVMFNRRAHELGLVHDHLLEDQVWAASRTVLETGEDVDVELTPHHATNGFISTGRAVAPPVAVRCVIRLVTDGTERYAVVYGSDDSDNMRLEATRRDFVANVSHELKTPVGAIGLLTEALLESQDDPESVRHFGERVITESTRMGNMVNELIALSRLQGAERLPDSDDVDVDELVDEAIHRAQVGAEAAGISLNTDRPSGLVVRGDRTLLLTALNNLIANAIAYSPANSPVSVSRRVIPAGSDPAMVAIAVTDRGIGIAPRDQARVFERFFRVDKARSRATGGTGLGLAIVKHVAANHDGSITLWSKPGTGSTFTLAIPMSRAGVGEKTIPAPRFTTDKDSDRRVLETKELNR from the coding sequence GTGACCGCAGTGATCGTCGCCGGAGTCGTGGTGCTGATCGGGATCGCCGGAGTGCTCGGCTGGCTGATCGGGAAGCGGACGACGCGTCGATCGGTCCGGTCCCCCGAGATCCTGCGGGCCACCACCACGCCCGCGCCGCGCACGGTCGCGACCCCGGACGCCCCGATCGGCGTCACCGCGGACAGCACCCTGGGCAACCGCCCCAACGAACTGCTCGAGCCGGGCACGGAGACCGTCGACGGCCGCATGTCCAAGGCCGCGCTGCTCGCCCTGGTGGTGCAGACCACCGAGGTCGGGATCGCCGTCGTCGACGAACACCGCGACGTGGTGATGTTCAACCGACGCGCGCACGAGCTCGGGCTGGTTCACGACCACCTCCTGGAGGACCAGGTCTGGGCCGCGTCGCGGACCGTCCTCGAGACCGGCGAGGACGTCGACGTCGAACTCACCCCGCACCACGCCACCAACGGGTTCATCTCCACCGGGCGGGCCGTCGCGCCGCCGGTCGCGGTGCGCTGCGTGATCCGGCTGGTCACCGACGGCACCGAGCGGTACGCCGTGGTCTACGGCAGCGACGACTCCGACAACATGCGCCTCGAGGCCACCCGACGCGACTTCGTCGCGAACGTCTCCCACGAGCTCAAGACGCCCGTCGGTGCGATCGGCCTGCTCACCGAGGCGCTGCTGGAGTCACAGGACGACCCCGAGTCGGTCCGGCACTTCGGTGAGCGCGTCATCACCGAGTCGACCCGCATGGGCAACATGGTCAACGAGCTCATCGCGCTGTCGCGGCTGCAGGGTGCCGAGCGCCTGCCTGACTCCGACGACGTCGACGTCGACGAACTCGTCGACGAGGCGATCCACCGCGCGCAGGTCGGCGCCGAGGCCGCGGGCATCTCGTTGAACACCGACCGGCCCAGCGGCCTGGTGGTGCGCGGCGATCGCACCCTGCTGCTCACGGCGCTGAACAACCTGATCGCCAACGCGATCGCGTACTCGCCGGCCAACTCGCCGGTGTCGGTGAGCCGCCGCGTGATCCCCGCGGGCTCAGATCCGGCGATGGTGGCCATCGCGGTGACCGACCGCGGGATCGGCATCGCCCCGCGCGATCAGGCCCGCGTGTTCGAGCGCTTCTTCCGCGTCGACAAGGCGCGGTCGCGGGCCACGGGCGGGACCGGACTCGGACTCGCCATCGTCAAACACGTCGCGGCGAACCACGACGGGTCGATCACCCTGTGGAGCAAACCCGGGACCGGCTCGACGTTCACGCTCGCGATCCCCATGTCTCGCGCCGGTGTCGGCGAGAAGACCATTCCTGCACCACGATTCACCACGGACAAGGACTCGGATCGCCGGGTTCTCGAGACGAAGGAACTGAACAGGTGA
- a CDS encoding response regulator transcription factor, giving the protein MTHVLIVEDEESLADPLAFLLRKEGFETTIVNDGSRAIGEFERVSPDIVLLDLMLPGVSGTEVCKALRLKSSVPVIMVTARDSEIDKVVGLELGADDYVTKPYSARELIARIRAVLRRGVDTGDDLGLDGGLLEAGPVTMDVERHIVSVEGSTITLPLKEFDLLEYLLRNAGRVLTRGQLIDRVWGADYVGDTKTLDVHVKRLRSKIESDPGNPKHLVTVRGLGYKLEP; this is encoded by the coding sequence GTGACGCACGTCCTGATTGTGGAAGACGAAGAGTCTCTGGCTGATCCGTTGGCCTTCCTGCTACGCAAGGAAGGGTTCGAGACGACGATCGTCAACGACGGCTCGCGCGCCATCGGCGAGTTCGAGCGGGTCTCGCCCGACATCGTGCTCCTCGACCTGATGCTCCCCGGGGTGTCGGGGACCGAGGTCTGCAAGGCGCTGCGGCTCAAGTCCAGTGTCCCGGTGATCATGGTGACCGCACGCGACAGTGAGATCGACAAGGTCGTGGGCCTCGAACTCGGCGCCGACGACTACGTCACCAAGCCGTACTCGGCGCGTGAACTCATCGCGCGGATCCGTGCGGTGCTGCGCCGCGGCGTCGACACCGGTGACGACCTGGGACTCGACGGCGGTCTGCTCGAGGCCGGACCGGTCACGATGGACGTCGAGCGTCACATCGTGTCGGTGGAGGGGTCGACGATCACGTTGCCGCTCAAGGAGTTCGACCTCCTGGAGTACCTGCTGCGCAACGCGGGACGGGTGCTGACCCGCGGACAGTTGATCGACCGCGTGTGGGGTGCCGACTACGTCGGCGACACCAAGACGCTCGACGTCCACGTCAAGCGGCTGCGCTCGAAGATCGAGTCCGATCCGGGCAACCCCAAGCACCTGGTCACCGTTCGCGGCCTGGGTTACAAGCTCGAGCCCTGA
- a CDS encoding HugZ family pyridoxamine 5'-phosphate oxidase, with translation MANRDHGDPGDAPTIPGPLTDVLRPTRSSPAEEARTLAASNTTATLATLTADGDPWASFVTYGLHEGSPVLCVSHMAEHGRNLARDPRASIAIVTPDTDDDPLASGRVTLAGAVERPVGDEYDAARAAHLAAVPAAKYYVDYSDFSLWVLRVHRVRWVGGYGRMDSASGTDYISAEPDPVVPHAGPAIEHLNADHAESLLAMARALGGYPDATSARCTGADRYGLDLLVATPRGPQPAHTRVGYAQRLDSADELRAATVELAKAARQGSSL, from the coding sequence ATGGCCAATCGCGATCACGGTGACCCCGGCGACGCCCCCACGATCCCCGGGCCGCTGACCGACGTCCTGCGTCCCACGCGCTCGTCGCCGGCGGAGGAGGCCAGGACCCTCGCGGCGTCGAACACCACCGCGACCCTGGCGACGCTCACCGCAGACGGTGACCCCTGGGCCTCGTTCGTCACCTACGGACTACACGAGGGCTCACCGGTGCTGTGCGTGTCGCACATGGCCGAGCACGGTCGCAACCTCGCCCGCGACCCGCGGGCGAGCATCGCCATCGTCACCCCCGACACCGACGACGACCCGCTGGCCAGCGGACGGGTGACGCTCGCGGGTGCGGTGGAACGCCCGGTCGGCGACGAGTACGACGCGGCCCGCGCCGCGCACCTCGCGGCCGTCCCGGCGGCGAAGTACTACGTCGACTACAGCGACTTCTCGCTGTGGGTGCTGCGCGTGCACCGCGTCCGATGGGTCGGGGGCTACGGACGCATGGACTCCGCGAGCGGCACCGACTACATCTCGGCCGAACCCGACCCCGTTGTCCCACACGCCGGTCCGGCGATCGAGCACCTCAACGCCGACCACGCCGAGTCACTGCTGGCGATGGCCCGCGCCCTCGGCGGATACCCCGATGCGACGAGCGCGCGCTGCACCGGCGCCGACCGGTACGGCCTCGACCTGCTGGTCGCGACACCGCGCGGACCGCAGCCGGCACACACCCGGGTCGGGTACGCGCAGCGCCTCGACTCGGCCGACGAGTTGCGTGCTGCCACCGTCGAACTCGCGAAGGCCGCCCGTCAGGGCTCGAGCTTGTAA